One stretch of Fibrobacter sp. UBA4297 DNA includes these proteins:
- a CDS encoding ABC transporter substrate-binding protein, which translates to MKIYDRMLKIKKLRAFCHSFRGVRFSFSGNASRILRGVPLFLGFWGALVVLPSLAGCRDESSGTQGNLQSKAPVVKCSESVQFETMESGYFSIGKLCGVDVAVVRSVVGKDTLVHKYVMMDSAAAALGTDLQRRGFPEEWLSAVVLRVPLKRVAALSTSQVGYMLRLGLRDNIVGVSDGQYIVDSILYERAKNKSVASIGYDAGALEKLMALNLDLVFDFTTGGDYDNYEQIARTSLPLMLTSEWQENTPLAKLEWIKLYGILFSVRPLADSIYEQEKQKYETLRNLIANSASRNGGVAGVSPARGGSELQGASEGEASPTNDSLSTSYFLPPTKQCPRVLAGMSYGGVWHASGGNSFTANLVRDAGGCYIWASDTSRELTFSFEEVYALADSVDMWVNPSAFGTVDEILSLEPRVKNIKAFREKNVFQNDGRKGPGGGNDFYEGAITRPAELLWNLTKCIKGSVPSVNSVDTTYKWYRNIYNF; encoded by the coding sequence ATGAAAATTTACGATAGAATGTTGAAAATCAAGAAATTAAGGGCTTTTTGCCATTCGTTCCGAGGGGTGAGGTTTAGTTTTTCAGGGAATGCGTCACGCATTTTGCGCGGTGTTCCGCTGTTTTTGGGATTTTGGGGCGCCTTGGTCGTGCTTCCTTCATTGGCGGGCTGCCGTGACGAGTCGAGTGGCACGCAAGGGAATTTGCAATCCAAAGCGCCGGTGGTCAAGTGCAGTGAATCGGTGCAGTTCGAGACGATGGAGAGCGGTTATTTCTCGATTGGTAAACTGTGCGGGGTGGATGTCGCTGTTGTGCGTTCCGTGGTCGGCAAGGATACGCTCGTCCACAAGTACGTGATGATGGATTCTGCTGCGGCTGCTCTCGGGACGGATTTGCAACGTCGGGGGTTCCCAGAGGAGTGGCTTTCGGCGGTTGTGCTGCGTGTGCCGCTCAAGCGCGTGGCTGCGCTCTCGACATCGCAGGTGGGGTATATGCTTCGGCTCGGGCTCCGCGATAACATTGTTGGCGTTTCGGACGGGCAGTACATCGTGGATAGCATTCTGTATGAGCGTGCAAAGAATAAATCTGTAGCGAGTATCGGTTACGATGCGGGCGCCTTGGAAAAGCTGATGGCGCTTAATTTGGACTTGGTGTTTGACTTTACGACAGGCGGTGATTACGATAACTACGAACAAATTGCACGCACGAGCTTGCCGTTGATGCTCACTTCCGAATGGCAGGAAAATACCCCGCTTGCAAAACTGGAATGGATTAAGTTGTACGGAATTCTATTCAGCGTCCGTCCGCTTGCCGATTCAATTTATGAACAAGAGAAACAAAAGTACGAAACCTTAAGGAACTTGATTGCAAATTCTGCATCTCGCAATGGGGGCGTTGCGGGGGTGTCCCCCGCTAGAGGGGGTAGCGAGCTACAGGGTGCGAGCGAGGGGGAGGCTTCCCCCACAAATGACTCACTTTCTACTTCCTACTTCCTACCGCCTACTAAACAATGCCCTCGCGTCCTTGCCGGAATGTCCTACGGTGGCGTGTGGCATGCGTCCGGCGGCAACAGCTTTACCGCAAATCTCGTCCGCGATGCGGGGGGCTGTTACATTTGGGCTTCCGATACTTCACGTGAACTCACGTTCTCTTTTGAAGAAGTCTATGCGCTTGCCGATAGCGTGGACATGTGGGTGAATCCGTCTGCGTTTGGTACTGTCGATGAAATTCTCTCGCTGGAGCCCCGCGTAAAAAATATCAAGGCGTTCAGGGAAAAGAATGTGTTCCAGAATGACGGGCGCAAGGGGCCTGGCGGTGGCAACGATTTTTACGAAGGGGCGATTACGCGTCCGGCGGAACTCCTGTGGAATCTTACGAAATGCATAAAAGGGTCCGTTCCGAGTGTAAATTCTGTGGATACCACTTACAAATGGTACAGAAATATCTATAATTTTTAG
- the purM gene encoding phosphoribosylformylglycinamidine cyclo-ligase, with translation MNYADAGVSLARADEAMVGVKKSVRTTFNQGVLGDVGNFGGLFTLNHLGMKDPVLVSSVDGVGTKLKVDIEMGTHELPGQDIVNHCCDDILVQGARPLFFLDYVATGRLEPGVMDKLVAGMAKACRENDLVLIGGETAEMPGFYGPGDYDISGTIVGVVERENIIDGKKIKPGTIILGLPSTGLHTNGYSLARKVLFDVAGYKVDTVVDGMDKSIGEALATPHRSYYPSLIDLCNKKKIQGLAHITGSGYQGNIPRILPDNVDVIIDRTTWDPPMIFKLIQQAGSVEKDEMYSTFNMGMGMLIFIDPADKAEVVAHLEAKGEKWTQIGEVVAGTKQVKFRD, from the coding sequence ATGAATTACGCAGACGCAGGAGTTTCCTTGGCACGTGCCGACGAGGCAATGGTCGGTGTCAAGAAGTCCGTACGTACCACATTCAACCAGGGCGTTCTCGGCGACGTGGGCAACTTCGGTGGCCTCTTTACGCTGAACCACCTCGGCATGAAGGACCCTGTCCTCGTGAGCTCCGTCGACGGCGTGGGCACCAAGCTCAAGGTCGATATCGAAATGGGCACGCACGAACTGCCGGGCCAGGACATTGTGAACCACTGCTGTGACGATATCCTCGTCCAGGGCGCTCGTCCGCTGTTCTTCCTTGACTACGTGGCTACGGGCCGCTTGGAACCGGGTGTCATGGACAAGCTCGTTGCCGGTATGGCCAAGGCTTGCCGCGAAAACGACCTCGTTTTGATCGGTGGCGAAACTGCTGAAATGCCGGGCTTCTATGGTCCGGGTGACTACGATATCTCCGGTACGATCGTGGGTGTCGTGGAACGCGAAAATATCATTGACGGTAAGAAGATCAAGCCGGGTACGATCATCCTCGGTCTCCCGTCCACGGGTCTCCATACAAACGGCTATTCTCTTGCTCGTAAGGTTCTCTTTGACGTGGCTGGCTACAAGGTCGACACGGTCGTGGACGGCATGGACAAGTCCATCGGCGAAGCTCTCGCTACTCCGCACCGCAGCTACTACCCGAGCCTCATCGACCTCTGCAACAAGAAGAAGATCCAGGGCCTTGCTCACATCACGGGTTCGGGCTACCAGGGCAACATCCCGCGTATCCTCCCGGACAACGTCGACGTGATTATCGACCGCACCACGTGGGATCCTCCGATGATCTTCAAGCTCATCCAGCAGGCTGGCTCTGTCGAAAAGGACGAAATGTACTCCACGTTCAACATGGGCATGGGCATGCTCATCTTCATCGACCCGGCTGACAAGGCTGAAGTCGTTGCTCACCTCGAAGCTAAGGGCGAAAAGTGGACGCAGATCGGTGAAGTTGTCGCCGGCACCAAGCAGGTGAAGTTCAGGGACTAG
- a CDS encoding tetratricopeptide repeat protein: MLKRFIASLFMVVGISVADELSFALSPAQNELAEKITQKTMELNYVEAFNLARKLRLENDGVGCVFQNIIRVSMYDDKGDTTSLKVAAKNLETCKTEGLWDALRNFEIGYVLTETGHSVKGAMQTRSAASQFEDAKDYESKAFYAIYAYYVDNSFGWLPFKSDNREAYLKILDSGSLRSARFWPLFLTPLIWMHYDRKDYKTGLSLAERGLRKAPNHPVMLQIKADMLYRLERYDEAATIYEKSAADYLERTGKSIRYWCSVLNLIRIYHDAGDDTKASEQRKKLDDPEFKKLEKWMPGSLMDDLKDRKLI; this comes from the coding sequence ATGTTAAAGAGATTCATCGCATCGCTATTCATGGTCGTTGGCATTTCCGTTGCCGACGAACTTTCTTTTGCACTTTCTCCGGCGCAAAACGAACTTGCCGAGAAGATTACGCAAAAGACGATGGAACTCAACTACGTCGAAGCGTTCAACCTGGCCCGCAAGCTCCGCCTCGAAAACGATGGCGTAGGTTGCGTGTTCCAGAACATCATCCGCGTGAGCATGTACGACGATAAGGGCGATACCACATCGCTCAAGGTTGCCGCCAAGAATCTCGAAACCTGCAAGACCGAAGGCCTGTGGGATGCGCTCCGCAATTTTGAGATAGGCTATGTGCTTACCGAGACGGGCCATTCCGTCAAGGGCGCCATGCAGACGCGTTCGGCAGCAAGCCAGTTCGAGGATGCAAAGGATTACGAATCGAAGGCGTTCTATGCGATTTATGCGTATTACGTCGATAACAGCTTTGGCTGGCTCCCGTTCAAGTCGGACAATCGCGAAGCGTACCTCAAGATTCTCGATTCGGGTTCCCTGCGTTCGGCACGATTCTGGCCGCTGTTCTTGACACCGCTCATCTGGATGCACTACGACCGCAAGGATTACAAGACGGGGCTTTCGCTTGCTGAACGCGGACTCCGGAAGGCCCCGAACCATCCGGTGATGCTCCAGATCAAGGCCGACATGCTTTACAGGCTCGAACGCTACGATGAGGCCGCGACCATTTACGAAAAGAGTGCTGCCGACTACCTCGAACGCACGGGCAAGTCCATTCGCTACTGGTGCTCCGTCTTGAACCTCATTCGCATCTACCACGATGCCGGCGACGATACCAAGGCTTCCGAACAGCGCAAGAAGCTCGATGATCCCGAGTTCAAGAAACTCGAAAAATGGATGCCCGGTTCGTTGATGGATGACCTCAAGGACCGCAAATTGATCTAG
- a CDS encoding NYN domain-containing protein: MSSKLSLLRVGFFLDGYTLKKVNEYYLRYHRYHARLDFRELKGWVRDYAMRLLGREGCPVEIEAHYYHPYVRHLDRGDGTINDGQERLEKQLALAGFEVHYNVPSDINRMGPNMQLVEDAHLYAHYHKIDVIVLLSTQGQYSTLPERLKREGVPMLLLGWNFEYQKGDIPIYWRTDTCLREQSGYYVAMEEVAEKYPPSRSAERNLFMLPYNPQPENSNIWQAYLKKIMASLDEPSGYREKCGFGKNGYKKSPALARLG, from the coding sequence ATGTCGAGCAAGTTGTCCCTGTTGCGGGTCGGTTTCTTTTTGGACGGCTACACGCTAAAGAAGGTCAACGAGTATTATCTTAGGTATCACCGCTATCATGCGCGCCTGGATTTTAGGGAACTCAAGGGCTGGGTGCGGGATTACGCCATGCGTCTCTTGGGGCGTGAGGGCTGCCCGGTCGAAATTGAAGCGCACTACTATCATCCGTATGTAAGGCATCTCGATAGGGGAGACGGAACGATAAACGATGGTCAGGAGCGCCTTGAAAAACAGCTTGCTCTGGCAGGATTCGAGGTGCATTACAATGTGCCGTCGGATATCAATCGTATGGGTCCGAATATGCAGCTTGTCGAGGACGCCCACCTTTATGCGCATTACCATAAAATCGATGTCATTGTGCTATTGAGTACGCAGGGACAGTATTCGACATTGCCGGAGCGCCTCAAGCGCGAAGGTGTTCCCATGCTTTTGCTGGGCTGGAATTTTGAGTATCAGAAGGGCGACATCCCGATTTATTGGCGGACAGATACCTGTCTGCGTGAACAGAGCGGCTACTATGTGGCGATGGAAGAGGTTGCCGAAAAATATCCGCCATCCCGCTCAGCCGAAAGGAATTTGTTCATGCTGCCTTACAATCCACAGCCGGAAAATTCAAACATTTGGCAGGCGTATCTCAAGAAAATCATGGCGTCACTAGACGAGCCTTCTGGCTATAGGGAAAAGTGCGGCTTTGGTAAAAACGGTTACAAAAAAAGCCCCGCGTTGGCGAGGCTTGGTTAG
- a CDS encoding glycosyl hydrolase family 5 — protein sequence MKKRLLSSLLAVGACAMYSACSDSTTIPNGPASSNVCSYMTLTHSGWLVEVGNSYWIIGDDNKVTDVVDNPVGVFDGSNILDATGTPVLSGINLAVLQRCEANFVPGGEGSSSSETLNPGSSSSVTPGLGGGSDPQSSSAGGVPPVLGSSSSINPLQSSSSVNPTSSADPTSSATPGSSAAESSSSANPQLDASGFPTLESYGPPPAEYTKDILSNGNKGWNSRYWDACKPHCSWISNGQEGKTDTTTQESYVKGMTTARNCNIHDVEVPTFTLGHAVQQYWFGFEGTNNACGNAKEKGVFTCTDMAPIAVNENLSYAYVAGPGSQTTCGKCFHLQYDGSFKDASGNNAPKETHKALKGKHIVVMTSNIGHDVEVGQFDLMVPGGGVGAFDALSTQVNGANINWGAGFGGFLTECQSKHGYDNKLEVYQQCVKDMCDAAFGNAGLPNLLRGCHWFADWYMAADNPTYHWEEVECPQYLIDHYLTRINKTKDNRYKWHDDWSTFKEGDVLEEQECLTDEYPNGCKPN from the coding sequence ATGAAAAAACGTTTATTGAGTTCTTTGCTTGCGGTGGGCGCCTGTGCGATGTATAGCGCCTGCTCTGATTCCACTACAATTCCAAATGGACCAGCGTCTTCGAACGTTTGCTCTTATATGACACTTACTCATTCGGGTTGGCTTGTCGAAGTTGGCAATTCCTACTGGATTATCGGTGATGACAACAAAGTGACTGATGTTGTGGACAATCCTGTTGGCGTATTTGATGGTAGCAATATTTTGGATGCCACGGGCACTCCTGTTTTGTCTGGAATTAATTTAGCTGTGCTGCAGCGTTGCGAGGCGAATTTTGTCCCGGGTGGTGAAGGAAGCTCTAGCTCTGAAACCCTAAATCCAGGTTCTAGCTCGTCCGTTACGCCGGGTTTAGGTGGTGGTTCTGACCCGCAGTCCAGTTCGGCAGGCGGTGTTCCGCCGGTTTTGGGCTCTAGCTCCAGCATCAATCCGTTACAGTCTAGTTCGTCTGTAAATCCGACATCTAGCGCTGATCCTACATCTAGCGCAACTCCGGGTTCTTCTGCTGCGGAAAGCTCTAGCAGTGCTAACCCCCAGTTGGATGCAAGCGGTTTCCCGACTCTCGAATCTTACGGTCCGCCTCCTGCTGAATACACCAAGGACATCTTGAGCAATGGCAACAAGGGCTGGAACAGCCGCTATTGGGATGCCTGTAAGCCGCACTGCTCCTGGATTAGCAATGGTCAGGAAGGCAAGACCGATACGACCACTCAGGAATCTTACGTGAAGGGCATGACGACTGCTCGTAACTGCAATATCCACGACGTCGAAGTTCCGACATTTACGCTTGGCCACGCCGTGCAGCAGTATTGGTTTGGCTTCGAGGGTACGAACAATGCCTGTGGCAATGCCAAGGAAAAGGGCGTGTTCACTTGTACGGACATGGCGCCTATCGCCGTGAACGAAAACCTCTCTTACGCTTATGTGGCAGGTCCTGGTTCCCAGACGACTTGCGGTAAGTGCTTCCACTTGCAGTATGACGGTTCTTTCAAGGATGCTAGCGGAAACAACGCTCCGAAGGAAACTCACAAGGCTCTTAAGGGCAAGCACATTGTCGTGATGACGTCTAACATCGGTCATGACGTGGAAGTAGGCCAGTTTGACCTCATGGTGCCGGGTGGTGGCGTTGGCGCCTTTGACGCTCTCTCTACGCAGGTGAATGGTGCAAATATCAACTGGGGTGCAGGCTTTGGCGGCTTCCTCACGGAATGCCAGAGCAAGCATGGCTATGACAACAAGCTTGAAGTTTATCAGCAATGCGTGAAGGACATGTGCGATGCTGCATTCGGTAACGCAGGGCTTCCGAACTTGCTCCGTGGCTGCCACTGGTTTGCAGACTGGTACATGGCTGCTGACAATCCGACCTATCATTGGGAAGAAGTGGAATGCCCGCAGTACCTCATCGACCATTATCTGACGCGTATCAACAAGACTAAGGATAACCGTTACAAGTGGCACGATGACTGGTCCACCTTCAAGGAAGGCGATGTTCTTGAAGAACAGGAATGCCTCACGGACGAATATCCGAACGGTTGCAAGCCGAACTAA
- a CDS encoding cyclic nucleotide-binding domain-containing protein has protein sequence MMSHTGIGDWIAAQYDLGTPFLQLVPRDYADYLLLNSQIREYDAGEIILQGGVDGDSFCVLQSGRATVCGQILPDGHYSSLAVLESGSCFGEMSILCNEPTSNTVVAAEDGCTVLHIPKAEFVKFLDKNPSVVVYLYKVMANRLRAKNEAIDEFERLSLLASAKVLPFIDFAQTMEKSRITGTVIFECSGESGFIAFQDGRICCAKCGRLAGPDALEKLLSWGDDTLFKLDTHVMPDVVNINQMSDTTSLILDALRNIDEKQSARK, from the coding sequence ATGATGTCACACACAGGTATTGGAGACTGGATCGCTGCTCAGTATGATCTCGGGACCCCGTTCTTGCAACTGGTTCCGAGGGATTATGCGGATTATCTGCTATTGAATTCCCAGATTCGTGAATACGACGCTGGTGAAATCATCCTCCAGGGCGGAGTCGATGGCGATTCCTTCTGCGTCCTGCAGAGTGGGCGCGCCACGGTTTGCGGTCAGATTTTGCCGGACGGTCATTACAGTTCGCTTGCCGTTTTGGAAAGTGGCTCCTGTTTTGGCGAGATGTCCATCCTGTGTAACGAACCGACTAGCAACACGGTTGTCGCTGCCGAAGACGGCTGCACGGTGCTTCACATCCCGAAGGCGGAGTTCGTGAAGTTCCTTGACAAGAATCCAAGCGTCGTGGTCTACCTCTATAAGGTGATGGCAAACCGCCTCCGTGCAAAGAACGAGGCGATTGACGAGTTCGAACGCTTGTCGCTTTTGGCTTCGGCGAAGGTTCTTCCGTTTATTGATTTTGCGCAGACTATGGAAAAAAGCCGCATTACCGGGACGGTCATTTTCGAATGCTCCGGTGAATCGGGCTTTATCGCTTTCCAGGACGGCCGAATCTGCTGTGCCAAGTGCGGCAGGCTTGCAGGTCCGGATGCACTCGAAAAATTGCTTTCGTGGGGCGACGATACCTTGTTCAAGCTGGATACGCATGTGATGCCCGATGTTGTAAACATCAACCAGATGTCGGATACCACAAGCCTCATCCTTGATGCGCTCAGAAATATTGATGAAAAACAAAGTGCCCGTAAATAG
- a CDS encoding ABC transporter substrate-binding protein gives MNRLFPLFLAAVLSTSVFAQDDVERVKSVVKSGRCSDAIAPLQKIYSSSFRKLEGEKASVMLAECYLRTGKKDDAYDVASRFLEYHVKSAYRERMELARAVVDVEKGSVFDGVEAMLRVLSYSTNPAARSRAKDVAIQTLAASLLTADQLQALLEKYPVDREVMGWMQLQLGRECQNAKRYRAARYWYKKVLKTTSSENLQKTAKKGISALEGLGAGLPTVLVLAPLSGDFAEFGTAAVQGSLLAYEQANLKGKVNIIFQDTHADAAIALMRTQRAVNQDSIIAIIGPIMSAPATSVAAWLGANFQHVPMLTPTATDAGIAKLGPNIFQVNLTMDILAQTIADFAIKCLDIREFGVMSPLGDFGTAMSESFTRAVERRGGDVVGFRNYEEGRPDYKTEFNLMRDVRFNQENRRRNIAKGLNDLNTVNPRDRKLYLADSTVEFPGLFIPATNPADAGAMVSQAAFNKVSGTYLGTSGWYGRELLIQGKRLVEGSYFSVPGIDMNKSNSTYTNFVKDFTARWGVEPGEDKVSGLSYDAANIIFTALAAVTGQDDDMTHYINATKDFKGIYGDIKFRRGANANTKIITVNKGKFEVVTTCERQDKAKESAKSKKKK, from the coding sequence ATGAATCGCTTGTTTCCCCTATTTTTAGCAGCAGTCCTCTCTACCTCTGTTTTTGCACAGGACGATGTCGAACGAGTGAAGTCTGTGGTCAAGAGCGGTCGCTGCTCGGATGCGATTGCTCCGCTTCAGAAAATCTATAGTTCCTCGTTCCGCAAGCTCGAAGGTGAAAAGGCTTCCGTGATGCTTGCAGAATGCTACCTCCGCACAGGCAAGAAGGACGATGCTTACGATGTGGCATCCCGTTTCCTGGAATACCATGTGAAATCTGCTTACCGCGAACGCATGGAACTTGCCCGCGCTGTTGTCGATGTCGAAAAGGGCTCCGTGTTTGACGGTGTCGAGGCGATGCTCCGTGTGCTTTCTTACTCGACCAACCCGGCTGCAAGGTCTCGTGCTAAAGATGTCGCCATTCAGACTTTGGCCGCATCCCTCCTCACCGCAGACCAGCTTCAGGCTTTGCTTGAAAAGTATCCCGTTGATCGCGAAGTGATGGGCTGGATGCAGTTGCAGCTTGGCCGTGAATGCCAGAACGCCAAGCGCTACCGCGCCGCAAGGTACTGGTACAAGAAGGTCCTCAAGACGACTTCTTCCGAGAATTTGCAGAAGACCGCCAAGAAAGGTATCAGCGCTCTTGAAGGTCTCGGCGCCGGTCTTCCGACCGTGCTCGTGCTCGCTCCGCTTTCTGGTGACTTCGCTGAATTTGGTACCGCCGCTGTGCAGGGTTCTCTCCTCGCTTACGAACAGGCAAACCTCAAGGGCAAGGTGAACATCATCTTCCAGGACACGCACGCCGATGCCGCTATCGCTCTTATGCGTACGCAACGCGCGGTGAACCAGGATAGCATTATCGCTATTATTGGTCCTATCATGAGTGCTCCGGCAACGTCTGTTGCTGCATGGCTTGGTGCAAACTTCCAGCATGTGCCGATGCTTACTCCGACTGCAACAGACGCAGGCATCGCAAAGCTTGGACCGAACATCTTCCAGGTGAACCTCACCATGGACATCCTCGCGCAGACGATTGCGGACTTCGCTATCAAGTGCCTTGACATTCGCGAATTTGGTGTGATGAGCCCGCTTGGCGATTTCGGTACGGCCATGTCCGAAAGCTTTACCCGTGCTGTTGAACGTCGTGGTGGTGATGTTGTCGGCTTCCGCAATTACGAAGAAGGCCGCCCGGACTACAAGACGGAATTCAACCTCATGCGCGATGTTCGCTTCAATCAGGAAAACCGCCGTCGCAATATTGCCAAGGGCTTGAACGATTTGAACACGGTAAACCCGCGCGACCGCAAGCTTTACCTCGCCGACTCCACTGTTGAATTCCCGGGCCTCTTTATCCCGGCGACAAATCCGGCAGATGCAGGTGCCATGGTGAGCCAGGCTGCTTTTAACAAAGTATCTGGCACCTATCTTGGAACATCTGGCTGGTACGGTCGTGAACTCTTGATCCAGGGCAAGCGCCTTGTCGAAGGTTCTTACTTCAGCGTTCCTGGTATCGACATGAACAAGAGCAATTCGACCTATACGAACTTTGTGAAGGACTTTACCGCTCGCTGGGGCGTTGAACCGGGTGAAGACAAGGTAAGCGGTCTCAGCTACGATGCCGCAAACATTATCTTTACAGCGCTTGCCGCAGTGACTGGCCAGGACGACGACATGACGCATTATATCAATGCGACCAAGGACTTCAAGGGCATTTACGGTGATATCAAGTTCCGTCGCGGTGCAAACGCCAACACGAAGATTATTACGGTGAACAAGGGCAAGTTCGAAGTCGTGACGACCTGCGAACGTCAGGACAAGGCAAAAGAATCCGCCAAGTCCAAGAAAAAGAAGTAA
- the tmk gene encoding dTMP kinase, giving the protein MKTAKKFFSLEGIDGSGKSTQIDMLVRVLESEGHKVVRLREPGGAKISERIRELLLDPAFKGIMADDTELLLYNAARAQVIHEIIQPALDAGNIVIADRFAWSTFAYQGYARGLGADKVQRLTELTCGGCFPELTVVLDLTVESSRKRMAIRGGAPDRLESEKAEFFERVREGYLAAGRDYSDCVSVVNADRTPDEVHQDVLSLIKAKLK; this is encoded by the coding sequence ATGAAAACTGCGAAGAAATTTTTCAGCCTCGAAGGCATTGACGGTTCCGGAAAGTCTACACAAATCGACATGCTCGTCCGCGTGCTAGAATCCGAAGGCCACAAGGTTGTGAGGCTGCGTGAACCCGGCGGCGCCAAAATTTCCGAACGCATTCGCGAACTCTTGCTCGACCCCGCTTTCAAGGGCATCATGGCAGATGATACCGAACTTTTGCTGTACAATGCTGCCCGCGCCCAGGTGATTCACGAAATCATCCAACCTGCACTCGATGCCGGCAACATCGTCATCGCCGATCGTTTTGCGTGGAGCACGTTTGCCTACCAAGGTTATGCCCGCGGGCTCGGTGCTGATAAAGTCCAGCGTCTCACGGAACTCACTTGTGGCGGTTGCTTCCCAGAACTCACAGTAGTTCTCGACTTGACCGTCGAATCAAGCCGCAAGCGCATGGCTATTCGCGGTGGCGCCCCTGACCGCCTCGAAAGCGAAAAGGCTGAATTCTTCGAGCGTGTTCGCGAAGGCTATCTCGCCGCAGGTCGCGATTATAGCGATTGCGTGAGTGTCGTCAATGCAGACCGCACTCCCGATGAAGTCCACCAAGATGTCCTTTCACTTATTAAAGCGAAACTGAAATGA
- a CDS encoding nucleotidyltransferase domain-containing protein, with product MTLCLETDQLETVQRILGLHFEGFQVWAYGTRVTGVDLTPDTDLELVVISDSPISLDDMTSVEKAFVESGLPFRVDIVDWSKLPESLQKQIKKEHFVIQEAADSFQ from the coding sequence ATGACTCTTTGCTTAGAAACGGATCAGTTGGAAACCGTACAGAGAATTCTTGGCCTCCATTTTGAAGGCTTTCAGGTTTGGGCATACGGTACGCGTGTCACGGGTGTCGATTTGACTCCGGATACGGATTTGGAATTGGTTGTCATCTCGGATTCTCCTATATCTCTTGATGACATGACTTCGGTGGAAAAGGCTTTTGTCGAAAGCGGCCTTCCGTTCCGTGTTGATATTGTCGACTGGTCCAAGCTCCCCGAATCTCTTCAAAAGCAAATCAAGAAAGAACATTTTGTCATTCAGGAGGCTGCCGACAGCTTCCAGTAA
- a CDS encoding metallophosphoesterase, translated as MIFFCILIFGVLFLFFNVRMVAPGIKGSVIAGISVILLPICFLFRTSYFASLGMSFFAVWLAEALFLYILWWIVRGIRRAIVKKPLDRRIEILVARLLLFVTVLLTLIFRIAGASANDNFHIREFKIAVPTEKGFTAVFFSDLHIDPLFKREKMERIVHVSDSLHPDLVLFGGDFSDVVDSTLSAWEYDFLVQKLAATAKMAAIAIDGNHEGFLEREGSDFKKWMQNNGFVVLEDSTVCTPFACITGRVDHSVAKMRDVERKPLFDLRPMAEESKLPWLLLDHQPHGIEEDHPGRRPDFAMSGHTHNGQFFPGTLIIDWVWRLAYGLGELDQVKWLVSSGVDSWGPPVRIGSDTELLFLRFVPDRL; from the coding sequence ATGATCTTTTTTTGCATACTCATCTTTGGCGTACTCTTCCTGTTCTTTAATGTCAGGATGGTGGCGCCTGGAATCAAGGGAAGCGTCATTGCCGGAATTTCGGTAATCCTCCTCCCCATCTGCTTCTTGTTTAGAACAAGTTATTTTGCATCGCTTGGCATGTCCTTCTTTGCCGTCTGGCTTGCCGAAGCGCTCTTCCTTTATATCCTCTGGTGGATTGTCCGCGGCATCCGCCGCGCTATTGTCAAGAAACCGCTTGACCGCCGCATTGAAATTTTAGTGGCGAGACTTTTGCTTTTCGTTACTGTACTTTTGACGCTCATCTTCCGCATTGCAGGCGCAAGCGCAAATGACAATTTCCACATTCGCGAGTTCAAGATTGCCGTCCCGACCGAAAAGGGATTTACGGCAGTCTTCTTTAGCGACCTCCATATCGACCCGCTTTTCAAGCGCGAAAAGATGGAACGCATCGTTCATGTGAGCGATAGCCTCCACCCGGACCTGGTGCTGTTTGGCGGTGACTTTTCGGATGTCGTGGATTCGACACTCTCTGCTTGGGAATACGACTTCCTAGTGCAAAAGCTTGCTGCAACCGCGAAGATGGCAGCCATTGCCATCGACGGGAATCACGAAGGGTTCCTTGAACGCGAAGGCAGTGACTTTAAAAAGTGGATGCAGAATAACGGTTTCGTCGTGCTGGAAGACTCTACCGTCTGCACGCCTTTTGCCTGCATTACCGGCCGCGTAGATCACAGCGTTGCCAAGATGCGTGATGTCGAACGTAAGCCGCTTTTCGACTTGCGCCCGATGGCAGAAGAATCTAAACTCCCCTGGCTTCTCCTCGATCACCAGCCGCATGGCATCGAAGAAGACCACCCTGGCCGCCGTCCTGACTTTGCCATGTCCGGTCACACGCACAATGGCCAGTTTTTCCCGGGAACGCTCATTATCGACTGGGTGTGGCGCCTTGCCTACGGTCTTGGCGAACTTGATCAGGTCAAATGGCTCGTTTCTAGCGGTGTCGATTCCTGGGGCCCTCCGGTCCGAATCGGCAGCGATACCGAACTTCTGTTCCTCCGTTTTGTACCCGACCGGCTGTAA